The Camelus bactrianus isolate YW-2024 breed Bactrian camel chromosome 11, ASM4877302v1, whole genome shotgun sequence genomic interval tcctgcttgtgggcatatatccagaaggaaccctacttcaaaaagacacctacaccccaatgttcagagcagcactatttacaatagccaagacatggaaacagcctaaatgtccattgacagatgactggataaagatgtatatttatacaatggaatactattcagccataaaaatgacaacataatgccatttgcagcaacatggatgtccctggagaatgtcactctaagtgaagtaagccagaaagagaaagaaaaataccatatgagatcgcttatatgtggagtctaaaaaaaacaaaaaacaaaaaaccataaatacaaaacagaaacagactcatagacatggaatacaaacttgtgcttgccaagggttgggggggagggacagacttggaattcaaaatttgtagatactgaccagcatatgcagaatagataaacaagattacactgtacagcacagggaaatatatacaagatcttgtggtagctcacagtgaagaaaatgtgacaatgaacatatgtatgttcatgtataactgaaaaattgtgctctacactggaatttgacacaacattgtaaaatgactataactcaatttaaaaatattaaaataaaaagaaaccagcaAGTCCAAAACAACAATAGCACCTCACAGAGAAGAGCATCAGATAAGGGAGGAGCAATGCCAGGGAGCAACAGTCTATGAGGGACACCTGTCAACTGTGGTGATATGTGGACCAATCACAGGGACTTGGCCAGAATGGGCACATGCCTTGGCAGGTCTTGAGGAGCACACGGACTTCTAAGAAGCTGGCCACGTTGAGGGCCAGACCATATTTACTTTCTTGTATCAGTAGGTCTGGCAGGGTGGAGGTGGGCTTTTGGGAGTATCCCAAACCCGGTCTAGCACcatagagaggcaggagatgCAAGGCTAAATGAAAGTCTGTGTGGACCTACCATTGCTACAAGAGGCTATCAGTTTAATGGggtaaatgagtgaatgagcatAAGTGAAAATGAGCTCAGCTGCTGCTGAtactagataaagaaaataatcaggaaCAATAAACACTAAATTACCATACCAAAACAACATTGCATATAGGAGACAAGCAAACTTTCTGCTTATCCCAAAAGTGGTTCTAGAACGTTAGACTTTGAGAACATGCACTGTGTACATGTATATGGTATGAAAGAGTGAGGAAGTCCTAAGCCCAAGCTGCCTTTTGTTCACTACTCAGTTCACGAACCCTCCCTGCACAGCCTTTCCTAATGAATTGATCCAGAAGGAACTGGTCCCATTCAAAATTGAGTAATAATCAGAAAACagccacaaagaaaataaaaagtacttGACAAGCAAAACTCAGGTGATGGATATTCACCAGATGCAGACATGCCATGGAATATGTTTCCCCTTAATTATCAACTaagttaaagaaaatgtggtccctagaaataagaaattaaaggAGAGGAAAGTATTCAAAATATGAAGGAAGGAGCTGATGAGTGAGTAGTCAAAGCTTTGGAAaggatgaaagaataaaataaaaccattataGAACCAGAAGCCACAAGAAATCAATAATAAGGgaaagaaggcaagagagagacaaACGTGAAAGACAATAATTAAGCAGACTCTGAGACAAAAAGGAGCAtacagaagacagaggaaaacTACCCTTACTGTATTAGGGAAAAGAACAAGTTAAGTAGAAAAAAGTGCTAAAGGTATAATAGAAAAAGATTTGGAGGATGCTGAAGGCTTGAATCTCTtgacctcacctccttcaggacATTGCTTGAATCTCACCATAATAATAAGATTTTCCCTGATGACCATAGTTAAAATATCCATCTGGATTCTATCTCCCTtccctactttatttttctcagtgcaATACCTGAATTGTAAATTACACTGAATGGGATTAACAGTAGCTGAGACACCACAGGGAAAAGACATAACATCAAATAAAATGCAGAAGGGGAAAAACCTGAGGACAAACTGAATGGAACATCAATGTTGTGAGATCATATCAAGCAGTTAAAATATGTGTAACTGGAATCCTGgaatgggagaggagagagaaaaaatatttgaagaaataatggctgaaaaaaagTCTGAATTTGATGAATACTCTCAACTTGCAAATGTAAGAAGCCCAATGAACcacaaagaaagaacaaagaaatcacaccaagacacatcatgATCAAATTGTTGAAAAGAACTAGCTATAAGAAGAAAATCATAAATGCAGGTAGGGGTGAGGGAGGACACAAtaacagagaggaaaataaaaatacggCAGACAGCAGACTTCTGGTCAGAGCCAGAGGACAATGAGGTGGTATCtttaaagcactgaaagaaaacagTGCCAATCTCGAATTCAATAAACTACAAACatcttcaaaaatgaaatttaagtaCAGACTTTTCAAAGGTgaataaaaactgagaaaatttatTGCCAGCAGGCCTATGCTACAAATAATGTTCAAATGTACAAAGAAATTCTTCagacagaatgtgaaaccagaagAAACTTGGATCTACACCAAAGAATAAAGAGCACTGAAAATGCTAATCTGTGATTAAACATAAGACACATTTTCCGcacttttaaaatctctttaaaaggtATTTGTTTAGAGAAAGCAAGCATATGTTGTTAGGTTTACAACATACGTAGAACTAAAATATGAGACAATAATGCAGTTTTTTGAGGGGAGAAGTATCCTGTTATAAGGTTCTCAAAATATATAGGAAGtgttataaaattatttgaaggTAGACAATGATAAATATGTATCTTATAAATTGTAGAACAACTGCTACAAAAGAAAAAGGGGCTGTATCTACTAAGCTAATAGTGGGTAAAATGGAATACtaacaaatttttaagtagaaagggagaaaaatggaacaaaggatagatggggcagagagaaaacaaacagcaaaagaGTGTGTTTAAATCTAATATTACTCATAGCATTACATGTAAATGACATAAGAGGTTTCTACAAGCAATCCACTTTGCATATAAAGTTACAAATAGGATAGAAGATAAAAAACACCGATGTAAAGAATTCTACATTAATATCAGACTAAAGAGATTTCACAACATGGAATGTTGTGAACAGGAGTAAATCATACTCTTTAATTTGTTGTGTGTTTTGGTTAATTTGTATAGTTTGAAATAATAGTTTTTCTTGACAATTTTGTCAAGTTTTATCACCGTTTTCTGGGGATAGTATTTTCTGAACTGCTCACTCGGGCATTCTGGAAGTTACACCCCTTACCTGGCTCATTATAGGAATGATTACTGAATTCATTGTGTCTTTTTAAGCATCTTTTGTATGATCCGATTTTTCCCCTGTTGCTCTAACAGATTACTTTGATAGATTTCCTAATACACAGCAGCCTTTGCACTCTTTGAATAAATCGTAATTATCCGTGTTGTTTTATTCTTTAGTTACACTGCTAGATTCTATTTGCTTTTCGGAAAAGAGATTAcagttatctatttcttctttacaaAGTTCTGGTGTAAAACTTTGTGCAGTAAAGTTGAGTGGGCTTTGTCAAATGAATCAGGAGCTTCTGGATTTTTCTCTCTGGCTTAGAATCATTTAAATGACATAGTAACTATATGCTCTTTAAAGGTTATTTAGATTTCAGCTATAAAACCAGTAGGTAACATTTTTAGTGAAAGgtctttttgaattttccaaTGTCTTCCGTGGTAATTGGtttattcaaaatttttcatATCTCCTTCCTAGGTTAATTTTGGTCATTTATATTTTACTGAGAAATGACCCATTTCCTCTAGATTTGCAAATTTGTTGCCATGGAGCTTCATATAATTCTgtcttacaattaaaaaaaactctcttaTTTTGTAATTTGTCTCTTTACTCATTCCTAAgtattcatatttttcatttttcttctattttcttaatcAAGTTTGCACTAGGTTatgtattttattgttgtttttaaatacaaGCATTTGGATTCACTAATTATtgtactaaattttttttctcgTCAGGTTCAATTTTTATCTCCATAAATTCTCTCTTcctaaattgcaaaaaaaaaaaaaaaagtttactaatCTTTCTAAAATTTCCTAGATAGATAGcaaatttcttcatctttcatctctttttttaggggtgggagtggaggtaattaggtttatttacttaattacttTTTGATGGagttcctggggattgaaccaggtatgcactctaccacttgagctataccctccctctgtcTTTTACCTTTCTTACTTAAATTAAAGCATTATGACCATTACGATTATTTTTTAGCTTGGAGTACATCTTTGGCCCATAAGTTCACGTGGGAAGTGTCCTCCTTTTTCATTGCTTTCTATAGAGTTTATCATTTTAGTTTGAACTCTTCTTGACCTAATGtctatttagaaatatatttcttactttCCAAGTACTTAATGTTTTCTACTTTTGgtcaaaattttattatttattcttaattttattggGTTATTAATAACCTTAATTTATACTGTTTACTTTTTGGATAtgtctgttactgatttctgtaAATACTTTTTGGTATATGAAGACTGTCTTTTCCACTGGAGGTTTCCAAAATTATTCTAAAGATTTATTAATTTGAATTTGTTGATACATTATTCAATCTCtccttgtctttatttttgagtACCAGGTTCTCTGAGTCTAAAAGAAGTGTACTGATGTCTCCCActctaattacattttaaataggtTCTAAAAGGTTTGCTGTATGTAACTCCTACTTTATTAGGTGTAAGAAAGCTAATGGTATTATAACTTCATAAATATTGTGCTTTTTATTCATCACGTTATATTCATCTGTATCCCGTTCAGCACTTTTACACATAGAAACGTGCATAAATCATAAGTGCACATAGTTCGCGGAATTTTACAAAGTGAACACACGTCTGTAAATACTACCCAGATCAAGATATAGATCAGTAGTTCTCAGGCAGAGGTTGCGGTCCCTCGTCACTGGCAGAGGGTGAAGGAGGCGGCAGGTCTTGTTCCTCCCGGCTTGGATGGGGCTTGGATGGGGCCGGGAGGAGGCCACCGCCCGAGGCCAGGCCAGATCAGGGGCCTAGATTCCGGGGTCGGGTTCGGGGCTGCCGCCGcagctgggaggcagaggggcGGCTGCCGGGGCCGGAACATGGGGCCCGAGTGCGCCCCGCGGTGCCGGAGGCGGTGGGCGAGGCAGGCCCCCCTCGGCCTTGCCCGGCGGCCATTGTTGGGTGATGTACGCGTGGGGGGttccggcgggggcgggggagggggcggaggacCCGCCACCGCCTCTGCGGCCGCCCCCACCGCCGCTGCTTTCGCTGGAGGGCGGGCGGATGCACAGGGCGGCGGGGCCCCCAGCGCGAAGCGCTTCGGCGCCTGTGGTCTCCTCGTTGCGgcggccgccaccgccgccgACGGGATCAGTGGAGAAGGGGCTGCGAGCGACGAGCAGCCCCTAGGGCTCCTGGCCGAGGCCAAGGGGGTCCTGGGCGGGGGCAGGTTATCAGTCCCTCGGGCGGGAGgccgggcagggggcggggctgctAGGGAGATACGTGCCTGGGGAGGAGGCGTGGATGGCAGGGCACAGGGCCAAGGCGGCCAGGCCCGCTCTCCGCTCATTCTGCAGGCTGGAGTGGCTGCGAGCGGCTGCTGCGGTCATGGGCACGACTTGCGTGTAGGGTGGTGCAGCGCATGACCAGGTCCCGCAGCTGAGGGCATTTGCCTTTTGACAGTGTCTTTAAATTGACATGCATGCTTTGGGTACTCCTGACTGCCGTAGTCCTCTCTCTTAGTCCTCTGTGGTACTTAGAATAATGGAAGATgtaggtggggaaaaaaagaaaaaaaaaaaaaaagatacagaacaCTATCAGCACCCCAGAGTCCTACCTGAAGCCCTTCCGAGTCCCTGACCCCCCAAAGCTAACCAGTATTCTGACTCCCATAACCGTACTTTAGTTTTGtctattttaaatgttacataaCTGAAGTCATATAATATGTACCCCTTTGGGTTTGGTTTATTTGGTCGAACcttatgtttgtgtatttttccatGTTTGTGTGAGTAGGAGgagtttacatttttattgctgcatagtattccatggtataagcACACTAAGGTGTCTTTATCTAGCCTATCATTGATTaatatttaggttattttcacTTTTGGTGGTTACAAATTATGTTGCTGTAATAATTTTTGTACAAGTGTTTTTTGTACATATGTATGCTTGATCCACCGTTTCTATTCCTAGGTATGTACCCCACAAAAATTCATAGAGCTACACACTTTTGATATATAATTTTCTGTGCATATGTTTTACTTCAGTAAAATGTTTACTTAATACAAGATAAAAGAGAGAATATAAATAAGAATcaaaactaaaaagcaaaaatgtCAGCCtcaacaaagattttaaaaaataaagagtaatatCTAATAGCATTAGAAAACCTATATATAATAGACAGATGCCAAGAAATCACAGGATGTCAAAGTTggcagagaagaaatggagaactTAACTATTCCAGTTAAATTCCAATAATACTTAATACTTAAATATCAGTAATTACTAGCTGAAATGGTTTCTAAAAGACAAACCATCCCCTCAAATTTCAAGTACAGACTGTTTTACACATTAGTGTTACTAACATCTCAAGGAGTAGTCAATTTCTGTCTTGTAAAAGTACTTATAGAACACAGGAAATGAGTTGCCCAGATTATTCTGTGAGGCCACTGCAATGACTTCACAGGCAGATAAGGATGACACAAAAAGTACTCAAaagacaaatcaaaactacgatgaggtatcacctcacaccagcgagaatggccatcattcaaaagtccacaaatgacaaatgctggagaggctgcggagaaaagggaaccctcctacactgctggtgggactgcagtttggtgcagccactgtggaaaacagtatggagatgcctcaaaagactaggaatgactcaggaatctcactcctgggcatatatccagaaggaaccctacttcaaaaagatacctgcacctcgatgttcatagcagcactatttacaatagcaaagacatggaaacagcctaaatgtccatcaacagatgactggatgaagaagaagtggtatatttatacaatggaatactattcagccataaaaaaaggacaccataacgccatctgcagcaacatggacgctcctggagaatgtcactctaagtgaagtaagccagaaagagaaagtaaaataccatatgagatcgctcatatgtggaaccaaaaaaaaaaaaaaaagaaaagaaacatgaatacaaaacagaaatagcttcatagacataaaatacaaacttgtggttgccaagggggcaggggatgggaagggacagactgggatttcaaaatttgtagatactgacaggcatatgtagaatagataaacaagattatactgtatagcacagggaaatacatacaaaatcttgtggtagctcacagtgaaaaaatgtgacaatgaatatatgtatgttcatatataactgaaaaattgtactctacactggaatttgacacaacattgtaaaatgactataactcaataaaaaaatgttaaaaaaatactcaaaagtaAATGATAGGTCTATTTCACTTGTGATGATAGATGCCAAACTCTATTTGAAAGATTAATTATCCATTTTATCTTGGAGTGAAAGGATGGTTTAACATGAGAAAAGTTTATCAACCTAATTCATCACATCAGAAtactataaaaatgttaaaatatttataaatatttattcaaatattactAATCTCAATTGATGAAGAAAAATCACTTGATAAAACATAAAGAAGTCAATACACATTTATGGTAAGCCTATCAGGAAACAAGGACTGAAGGGACTCACTTTAACTGAAAACCCACAACAAACACTGTACTTCTGGGAAAACTGAAGATATAGTGTCTTTATAATTGGGAACACGAGAAGGATACTCATTATCATTGCTACTGTGTAACATAAACTGGAGGTCGTTTCCAAGgaataagagaggaaaaaagagctGCAAGCGttggaagggaaaaacaaaaagccctgaTTACTTGCATCTTGGCTGTAAGAAAGGAGTTCCTAAAAACTTCAGAAGcacaaaccataaagaaaaacagaaaagataacttCAGTTTTATCAAAGTAAAGAACTAATTCAACAGGAAATGACACTGATAAAGTTAACAGACAGATGATagtttgggagaaaatattttcattgtctaACATTGATCAAGAGACTATACGCAGAATTTACAGGGAGCTCTTGCAAAATTAGCAAGAAAAACATAATCCTAGTGGAAAAAAAATTGGTGAAGGCTATGTACAGGCaaattacagaagaggaaacctaAAGTTCTATGAcacagaaaagatgctcaaagtcATTAGCTATCATAAACTTTCCTCTATTTGAGGGATGAAATTCAGAAAGCAAGATTATACCTAGGCTGGCAGGGACACAGGGCAGGGGATTTATGGCCCTGTTATGCATTGCTGGGGGGAACATAGAGTGAGAGCCTTCTGGATAGCAACTTGGCAGTGCAGTTTACCAGCAACTCCACTCTGATATCTATTGCAAAGCAATTCTCAGGTAAGTTCCCAGTAATGGGATGTTTACTGTTTGTGGTGCTGGGGAGCAGGAGCCAGGCTAGCCTGGGGGTCCACTCCTCAGGGGATGATGTTTCAAAAGGTGACAGATGCACCAGAGACTACTACACAGCAGTTAGAAGACACAGACTAGAGGCAACATGCAACATAAATGGATCTTCCAAACATGACACTGAGTGAAAAACGTATGAAGCAGAATGTGACTTATTACACAGTAtcatttacataaattaacaATATATGTATACAAAACAGCAATATACAATTTAtaataacacagaaaaaaacatattaGAATAGTTGCTTCCCTTAAGGAGAGGAATTGCAAAGGGGGATTTGGGCAAAAGGAAGTAAGCCAACCAACTAACAAACAAGTGTGGATCATGTGTAACAAAGATGATTTGGCACCATGTATTAAGGAGTGTGAGTGACACAGCTCTCTGTTGTTGGGTTCCCCTTCCctaacaacagcagcaacaataacaacaaagacAACAACAATGAGGGTAGAACACTGGCAGGGATGCCAGATCAAGTATAATTTTGAAGGCTGTGGTGGACTTTGGCTCTAAGTGTAACAGGAAGAAGTCCTGGGGTGGGTTTAAGGAGTGAGTGGTGACTTTTCCTAGAGACGGTGACAGACACCATGGGATGGACAGCTGTGTAGATACAGGGAGTCCGATGGGGAAGCTCTTATCTCAGGTGGGAGTTGAAGATGGCTCAGATTAGGCTAGTAGCAATGGAGATGAGAGAAGTGGGCAGATTGAGGTTATGTTTTGGACTGAAGCCAGGCAGGAGGTGCTGAGAAACTGAATGTTGGTtttgaggaaaggagagaaatgaaagatgacaCCCAAGCTTTTGTTTTTGGCAACTGGGTGGTGCCATTGACTGATGTTGGGAAGATGGGGATaaaaaggggaaacaaaaaattcttttttcttttttttcttttttggtccatgtctttttgtaaaatattgaagtatgattgatttacaatattgcattaaTGTCAGATGCACAGCTAAGTGGTTTAGTTGATTTTTGAAGATTATagtccattataggttactataaaatatgGGGTATCATTCTTTGTGCTACACAGCAGAACtttgtatttgtctattttatgtatagctgTTTGTATCCATTAATTCCATACTCTTAATTTGTCCCTCTTCtgcccctttggtaatcatatgTCTTTTCcccctatgtctatgagtctgttttagttttatat includes:
- the LOC141579018 gene encoding uncharacterized protein LOC141579018 translates to MGPGGGHRPRPGQIRGLDSGVGFGAAAAAGRQRGGCRGRNMGPECAPRCRRRWARQAPLGLARRPLLGDVRVGGSGGGGGGGGGPATASAAAPTAAAFAGGRADAQGGGAPSAKRFGACGLLVAAAATAADGISGEGAASDEQPLGLLAEAKGVLGGGRLSVPRAGGRAGGGAAREIRAWGGGVDGRAQGQGGQARSPLILQAGVAASGCCGHGHDLRVGWCSA